One genomic window of Medicago truncatula cultivar Jemalong A17 chromosome 1, MtrunA17r5.0-ANR, whole genome shotgun sequence includes the following:
- the LOC25485636 gene encoding ribosomal RNA small subunit methyltransferase NEP1, whose translation MVELLQKSSIKSKDNEGKLLKLIQNPVTQHLPANSLKIGLSFNSPKTVKIRDFVAANCDKNLVFVVGAMPHGNIDADYIDDFIPVSGYPPSADTCLYRICDALESNWKIF comes from the exons atgG tggAGTTGCTGCAAAAATCCAGTATCAAATCAAAGGACAATGAGGGAAAGCTTTTAAAGTTAATTCAAAATCCTGTGACTCAACACTTACCCGCCAACTCGCTTAAAATTG GTCTTTCATTTAACTCGCCAAAGACAGTTAAAATAAGAGACTTCGTTGCTGCTAACTGTGATAAGAATCTTGTATTTGTG GTTGGTGCAATGCCTCATGGAAATATTGATGCCGATTACATTGATGATTTCATACCAG TTTCAGGTTATCCACCAAGTGCTGACACTTGCCTCTACCGGATCTGCGATGCATTAGAGAGTAATTGGAAGatcttttaa
- the LOC25485639 gene encoding dnaJ homolog subfamily C member 17, with amino-acid sequence MDTNIDHYTVLGLPSGEEGSNLTQKDINKAYKSKALELHPDKRPDDPNAAANFQQLRTSYDILKDEKARKLFDDLLRVKLENQRRESQRDGKRRKMVSDLEKRERDAFSPDSAARGREEEDRIAKKLKEEIARIRAMHAKKAGADLGVKKENASSGGGGGGDGGGVDQEKVLKVSWEKVGEDYSADKLRELFSKFGEVEDVVIKGSKKKGSALVVMATKQGAVATIGNVIGHLANPLLVLPLKPAMPADSWGASKSVEPEAPSKLVGAGYQAFEDSVLMKLQKAAAKQK; translated from the exons ATGGACACAAACATCGATCACTACACGGTGCTAGGGTTACCTTCCGGCGAAGAAGGTTCCAACCTAACCCAAAAAGATATCAACAAAGCTTACAAATCCAAAGCCCTTGAACTCCACCCCGACAAACGCCCCGATGACCCCAACGCCGCCGCCAATTTCCAACAACTTCGAACTTCCTACGATATCCTCAAAGATGAAAAAGCTCGAAAATTATTCGACGATCTTCTTCGTGTCAAGCTCGAAAATCAACGCCGTGAATCTCAGCGCGATGGAAAACGCCGTAAAATGGTTTCCGATCTTGAAAAGAGAGAGCGTGATGCTTTTTCGCCTGATTCTGCGGCGAGAGGGAGAGAAGAGGAGGATAGGATTGCTAAGAAGTTGAAGGAAGAGATTGCCAGGATTCGTGCTATGCATGCGAAGAAAGCGGGAGCTGATTTGGGTGTGAAGAAAGAAAACGCTTCTtccggtggtggtggtggtggtgatggcgGTGGTGTTGATCAAGAAAAGGTTTTGAAGGTTTCGTGGGAAAAGGTCGGTGAAGATTATTCAGCGGATAAATTGAGGGAATTGTTTTCGAAATTCGGTGAAGTTGAAGATGTTGTTATTAAAGGCAGCAAGAAAAAGGGTTCTGCTCTTGTTGTCATGGCTACTAAACAAGGAGCT GTTGCTACAATTGGAAATGTGATTGGTCATCTTGCGAATCCGTTGTTGGTTTTACCTCTTAAACCTGCAATGCCAGCAGATTCTTGGGGTGCTTCAAAGTCTGTCGAGCCTGAAGCACCGAGTAAATTAGTTGGGGCTGGTTATCAAGCTTTTGAGGATTCTGTTCTTATGAAACTGCAAAAG GCGGCAGCAAAGCAAAAATGA
- the LOC25485638 gene encoding actin-related protein 2/3 complex subunit 5A isoform X1, which translates to MAGSEGFVEADNAEAIITRIEHKTRKIETLLKQHKPVEALKTALEGTYAMTSDERCKSAHWIVVHRAIMAIKDVDGMLSSLEPEYYDILMKYLYRGLSTGDRPTCDQCLRIHEKLTERAGHGCILRFLTDTVNTV; encoded by the exons ATGGCAGGGTCAGAAGGATTCGTTGAAGCTGATAATGCAGAAGCCATTATTACTAGAATTGAACACAAAACCCGAAAGATCGAAACCTTACTCAAACA GCATAAACCCGTGGAAGCCCTTAAAACTGCCCTTGAAGGAACCTATGCCATGACTAGTGATGAGCGTTGCAAG TCGGCACATTGGATCGTTGTGCATAGAGCAATAATGGCTATAAAAGATGTGGATGGGATGCTTTCTTCCTTGGAGCCTGAGTACTATGATATCCTAATGAA GTATTTATATAGAGGCTTATCCACTGGAGATCGTCCAACATGTGACCAATGTCTTCGGATTCATGAAAAATTGACAGAGAGAGCAGGCCATGGTTGCATTCTGCGTTTCTTGACTGATACTGTAAATACAGTTTAA
- the LOC25485638 gene encoding actin-related protein 2/3 complex subunit 5A isoform X2, translating to MAGSEGFVEADNAEAIITRIEHKTRKIETLLKQHKPVEALKTALEGTYAMTSDERCKSAHWIVVHRAIMAIKDVDGMLSSLEPEYYDILMKYLYRGLSTGDRPTCDQCLRIHEKLTERAGHGCILRFLTDTIC from the exons ATGGCAGGGTCAGAAGGATTCGTTGAAGCTGATAATGCAGAAGCCATTATTACTAGAATTGAACACAAAACCCGAAAGATCGAAACCTTACTCAAACA GCATAAACCCGTGGAAGCCCTTAAAACTGCCCTTGAAGGAACCTATGCCATGACTAGTGATGAGCGTTGCAAG TCGGCACATTGGATCGTTGTGCATAGAGCAATAATGGCTATAAAAGATGTGGATGGGATGCTTTCTTCCTTGGAGCCTGAGTACTATGATATCCTAATGAA GTATTTATATAGAGGCTTATCCACTGGAGATCGTCCAACATGTGACCAATGTCTTCGGATTCATGAAAAATTGACAGAGAGAGCAGGCCATGGTTGCATTCTGCGTTTCTTGACTGATACT ATTTGTTGA